GGTAAGTGACCAACTCCTCGATGGGTTTTCTTGGTATCTCCGGCGGCATCCTGACAGGAACCCCGATGGAGACGACAGCGGCTGTGAACCATGGCTTTTTAACTTCCAGCACTGCCTCGATCTCTGCCTGGGCCAACAGCAGAGGGAGGGTGGCCCAGCACCCTCCATATCCTAGAGCAGCGGCCGCCAGATGAAGATGCGCTATGGCTGCGGCTGTGGCTTGCAGTCCGGCATTGAAATTCGGCTGTTCTGTGACATCCACGCTTGGCCAGGGATGAGTCAGCGCTACTACCACGATGGGGGCATCAAAGACATTGGTGGCGTTGAATCTCCGGTCATAGGATGCCAGCCCTCTTCCGCCATGATCGGACACTTCCGCTTGGGAATCGACAATAGCCAGAACCACATCCTTGAGCTTTGTTTTCAACTCCTTATCTCGAATAACGATGAAACGCCAGGGTTGCTGGTTATAAGGACTGGGAGCCAGCCTCGCTGCT
The sequence above is drawn from the Dehalococcoidia bacterium genome and encodes:
- a CDS encoding nitroreductase family protein, which codes for MQKWKKRLLEFGNRQNTREDVNMDFFEVIKKRRSIRRFTADPVQADDLRIMLEAARLAPSPYNQQPWRFIVIRDKELKTKLKDVVLAIVDSQAEVSDHGGRGLASYDRRFNATNVFDAPIVVVALTHPWPSVDVTEQPNFNAGLQATAAAIAHLHLAAAALGYGGCWATLPLLLAQAEIEAVLEVKKPWFTAAVVSIGVPVRMPPEIPRKPIEELVTYR